Proteins encoded within one genomic window of Pigmentiphaga sp. H8:
- a CDS encoding alpha-hydroxy acid oxidase, translated as MTGLSRACSIEDLRRASRRRLPRAIFDFFDGGAEDEQTLADNCAAFRRVRLAPRALVDVSAVDPGARVLGAPSSLPLAVAPTGAVGFGRRGGDIAIARAAARAGVPYTLSTSATASIEQIADAAPGRLWFQAYILRHRPLLESLIARARAADYEGLMITVDLPVGGKRERDFRNGLSFPFHYTARNLRDFASRPAWALDMLCRGLPVMESLKGLEAPGADATRLASSVGRSYDPSFDWARLEALRDQWPRKLIVKGVLRPDDADRLARLGCDAVVVSNHGGRQLDGAAATLDALPGVAQAAAGRMEVLVDGGVRRGGDILKALALGANAVLVGRATLWGAIAAGEAGAVRALDILREEFQRGMQLCGARRVAEIGPDLLFEAPRTYQKNTV; from the coding sequence GCGCATCGCGGCGCCGCCTGCCCCGCGCCATTTTCGATTTCTTCGACGGCGGCGCCGAAGACGAACAGACGCTGGCCGATAATTGCGCGGCCTTCCGCCGGGTACGGCTGGCACCGCGCGCGTTGGTCGACGTATCGGCGGTGGACCCCGGCGCGCGGGTACTGGGCGCCCCGTCCAGCCTGCCGCTGGCCGTCGCGCCCACCGGCGCGGTGGGGTTCGGCCGCCGCGGCGGCGACATCGCCATCGCCCGCGCCGCCGCCCGGGCGGGCGTGCCCTATACGCTGTCGACCTCGGCCACCGCCTCGATCGAGCAGATCGCCGATGCCGCGCCGGGGCGCCTGTGGTTCCAGGCCTACATCCTGCGCCACCGGCCGCTGCTGGAGTCGCTGATCGCCCGCGCGCGGGCGGCGGACTACGAAGGCCTGATGATCACCGTCGACCTGCCCGTGGGCGGCAAGCGCGAGCGCGACTTCCGCAACGGCCTGTCCTTCCCGTTCCACTACACCGCGCGCAACCTGCGCGACTTTGCCAGCCGGCCGGCCTGGGCGCTGGACATGCTGTGCCGCGGCCTGCCCGTGATGGAAAGCCTGAAGGGCCTGGAGGCGCCCGGCGCCGATGCCACGCGCCTGGCCTCGTCGGTGGGCCGCAGCTACGATCCCTCGTTCGACTGGGCGCGCCTGGAGGCCCTGCGCGACCAGTGGCCGCGCAAGCTGATCGTGAAGGGCGTGCTGCGTCCGGACGACGCCGACAGGCTGGCGCGCCTGGGCTGCGACGCCGTGGTCGTGTCCAACCACGGCGGCCGGCAGCTGGACGGCGCCGCGGCGACGCTGGACGCGCTGCCCGGCGTTGCGCAGGCCGCCGCCGGCCGCATGGAAGTGCTGGTGGATGGCGGCGTGCGGCGCGGCGGCGACATCCTGAAGGCGCTGGCGCTGGGGGCCAACGCCGTGCTGGTGGGGCGGGCCACGCTGTGGGGGGCGATCGCCGCGGGCGAGGCGGGCGCCGTTCGGGCACTGGACATCCTGCGGGAAGAGTTCCAGCGCGGCATGCAGCTTTGCGGCGCCCGCCGCGTGGCCGAGATCGGTCCGGATCTGCTGTTCGAGGCGCCACGCACGTATCAAAAAAATACGGTATAG
- a CDS encoding helix-turn-helix transcriptional regulator, whose product MNLAELGEAFRSARMAADLTQQQVAEMSGVARGRISMFETGALPEIGAVKMLSLFDAVGLELIARRPGHQRTLDDVLAEPAEAGDIPTRQRVRKRSARGPKATKRQP is encoded by the coding sequence ATGAACCTTGCCGAGCTGGGAGAAGCCTTCCGTAGTGCCCGGATGGCGGCCGATCTGACTCAACAGCAGGTCGCCGAGATGAGCGGCGTGGCGCGCGGCCGCATCAGCATGTTCGAGACGGGGGCCTTGCCCGAAATCGGCGCCGTCAAGATGCTGAGCCTTTTCGATGCCGTGGGGCTGGAGTTGATCGCGCGTCGGCCAGGGCATCAGCGCACGCTCGACGACGTCCTGGCCGAGCCTGCCGAGGCGGGCGATATCCCCACGCGCCAGCGGGTGCGCAAGCGTTCCGCGCGCGGTCCGAAAGCGACGAAGCGCCAGCCATGA
- a CDS encoding type II toxin-antitoxin system HipA family toxin — MSRATLDVHVSGELVGTLAEEAARYVFGYLPDVPPNRFVSLLMPVRAASYDWKTLHPFFQMNLPEGFKKNLMIRRLGPHADVSDFGLLALTGANTIGRVQVVPRGATLAAASSKADMAGLLASANSRENLLRLLEGGVAEGVSGVMPKALVRPEDRATVWTDEFILKTGFEDLPGLAINEFLCLEVARAAGLEVPEARLSTDGQVLAVRRFDRTADGRMLAVEDYCALKPNDAVNKYKGTLEDLARLTRAYVPRAAFKDAARRLYVLILLNYAIRNADAHLKNFALVYTDIDDVRLAPVYDVLSSTVYPRFATSLPALPLQGKRVWASGSMLAIYGATWLGLSKADMDEARERITQAVHGIAPMITDHAARYPGFRDVAQGMLAAWGTGLADIRPDAKPGKTVPVPLRG; from the coding sequence ATGAGCCGCGCGACGCTCGATGTCCATGTGAGCGGCGAACTGGTGGGAACGCTTGCCGAGGAAGCCGCCCGGTATGTCTTCGGCTACCTGCCCGACGTGCCGCCGAATCGCTTTGTTTCGCTGCTCATGCCGGTGCGCGCGGCGTCGTACGACTGGAAGACGCTGCATCCCTTCTTCCAGATGAATCTGCCCGAGGGGTTCAAGAAGAATCTGATGATCCGCCGCCTGGGCCCGCATGCCGACGTCAGCGATTTCGGTCTGCTTGCGCTGACGGGCGCCAACACGATCGGACGCGTCCAGGTGGTGCCGCGAGGCGCCACGCTTGCCGCGGCCTCCAGCAAGGCCGACATGGCGGGATTGCTCGCGTCGGCCAATTCGCGGGAAAACCTGTTGCGGCTGCTGGAAGGCGGGGTGGCGGAAGGGGTGTCCGGCGTCATGCCCAAGGCGCTCGTGCGGCCCGAGGACAGGGCGACGGTCTGGACGGACGAGTTCATCCTGAAGACGGGTTTCGAGGATCTGCCGGGACTCGCGATCAACGAGTTCCTTTGCCTGGAAGTCGCTCGTGCGGCCGGCCTCGAGGTGCCCGAGGCACGGCTGTCCACCGACGGGCAGGTGCTGGCGGTACGGCGCTTCGACCGTACCGCGGACGGTCGGATGCTGGCGGTCGAGGATTACTGCGCGCTCAAGCCCAATGACGCCGTCAACAAGTACAAGGGGACGCTGGAGGATCTGGCCAGGCTCACCCGTGCCTACGTGCCGCGCGCGGCATTCAAGGATGCGGCGCGTCGCCTCTATGTGTTGATATTGCTGAATTACGCCATCCGCAATGCCGATGCGCATCTGAAGAATTTCGCACTGGTCTATACCGATATCGACGATGTCCGGCTGGCGCCGGTCTACGACGTCCTGAGCAGCACCGTCTATCCGAGATTCGCGACGAGCCTGCCTGCGCTGCCCTTGCAGGGCAAGCGCGTGTGGGCGTCGGGCAGCATGCTGGCGATCTACGGGGCCACGTGGCTGGGCCTGAGCAAGGCGGACATGGACGAAGCGCGCGAACGGATCACGCAAGCCGTGCACGGGATCGCGCCGATGATCACCGACCATGCCGCGCGCTACCCGGGCTTTCGCGATGTCGCGCAGGGCATGCTGGCCGCCTGGGGTACCGGGCTGGCCGATATCAGGCCCGACGCCAAGCCTGGAAAAACCGTTCCCGTTCCATTGCGCGGATAG
- a CDS encoding NAD(P)-dependent alcohol dehydrogenase gives MTAMMKAAVFVAPGRIEIADKPIPGVGPNDALVRITTTTICGTDIHILKGEYPVAPGLTVGHEPVGVIEKLGSAVAGYREGQRVIAGAICPNFNSYAAQDGVPSQDGSYLVPQGLCGCHGYKATAGWRFGNLIDGTQAEYVLVPDAQANLAPIPDGLTDEQVLMCPDIMSTGFKGAENANIRIGDVVAVFAQGPIGLCATAGARLSGATTIIAIDGNPHRLDIARRLGADVALNFRECDVVDEIMKLTGGRGVDASIEALGTQSTFASALRVLKPGGTLSSLGVYAEDLTLPLSAFAAGLGDHKINTALCPGGKERMRRLINVLESGRLDLGLLVTHQFKLDDIVAAYELFANQRDNVLKVAVKPH, from the coding sequence ATGACTGCCATGATGAAAGCCGCCGTGTTCGTTGCGCCCGGGCGCATCGAGATCGCGGACAAGCCCATCCCCGGCGTGGGCCCGAACGACGCCCTGGTCCGCATCACCACCACGACCATCTGCGGGACCGACATCCACATCCTGAAAGGCGAATACCCCGTCGCGCCGGGCCTGACCGTGGGCCACGAGCCGGTGGGCGTGATCGAGAAACTCGGCAGCGCCGTGGCCGGCTACCGGGAAGGCCAGCGCGTCATCGCCGGCGCCATCTGCCCCAATTTCAATTCCTACGCCGCCCAGGACGGCGTGCCGTCGCAGGACGGCAGCTACCTGGTCCCGCAGGGCCTGTGCGGCTGCCACGGCTACAAGGCCACCGCCGGCTGGCGCTTCGGCAACCTCATCGACGGCACCCAGGCGGAATACGTGCTGGTGCCCGATGCCCAGGCCAACCTCGCCCCCATCCCGGACGGCCTGACCGACGAACAGGTGCTGATGTGCCCGGACATCATGTCCACCGGCTTCAAGGGCGCCGAGAACGCCAACATCCGCATCGGCGACGTCGTGGCAGTGTTCGCCCAGGGCCCCATCGGCCTGTGCGCCACCGCCGGCGCCCGGTTGTCGGGCGCGACGACCATCATCGCCATCGACGGGAACCCGCACCGGCTCGACATCGCCCGCAGGCTGGGGGCGGACGTCGCGCTGAATTTCCGCGAATGCGACGTGGTGGACGAGATCATGAAGCTGACCGGCGGCCGCGGCGTGGACGCCTCGATCGAGGCCCTGGGCACCCAGTCGACCTTCGCGTCCGCGCTGCGCGTGCTCAAGCCGGGCGGCACCCTGTCCAGCCTGGGCGTCTATGCCGAGGACCTGACCCTGCCGCTATCGGCCTTCGCCGCCGGACTGGGCGACCACAAGATCAATACCGCGCTGTGCCCCGGCGGCAAGGAACGGATGCGGCGGCTGATCAACGTGCTGGAATCCGGGCGCCTGGACCTGGGGCTGCTGGTGACCCACCAGTTCAAGCTGGACGACATCGTGGCGGCCTACGAGTTGTTCGCGAACCAGCGGGACAATGTGCTGAAGGTGGCGGTCAAGCCGCATTGA
- a CDS encoding ferredoxin--NADP reductase codes for MAAFNTERVTSVHHWNETLFSFKTTRDPALRFHNGHFVMIGLEVEGKPLMRAYSIASANYEEHLEFLSIKVPNGPLTSRLQHLKEGDSILVSRKPVGTLVVDDLLPGKNLYLFGTGTGLAPFMSIIKDPDVYERFEKVVLVHGVRWVSELAYSDYIGSELPGNEYFGDMVRDKLIYYPTVTREPFRNQGRITDLLTSGKLAADIGLPPINPEHDRAMLCGSPHMLADVTAILDGLGFKASEHTGHAGDYVVERAFVEK; via the coding sequence ATGGCCGCTTTCAATACCGAACGCGTCACGAGCGTTCATCACTGGAACGAGACGCTTTTCAGCTTCAAGACCACGCGCGATCCCGCGCTGCGTTTCCATAACGGCCATTTCGTCATGATCGGCCTGGAGGTCGAGGGCAAGCCGTTGATGCGCGCCTACAGCATCGCCAGCGCCAACTACGAGGAACACCTCGAGTTCCTGAGCATCAAGGTGCCCAACGGTCCGCTCACGTCGCGCCTGCAGCACCTGAAGGAAGGCGATTCCATCCTGGTCAGCCGCAAGCCGGTCGGTACCCTGGTGGTGGACGACCTGCTGCCCGGCAAGAACCTGTATCTGTTCGGCACGGGCACGGGCCTGGCCCCCTTCATGAGCATCATCAAGGATCCCGACGTTTACGAGCGCTTCGAGAAAGTGGTGCTGGTGCACGGCGTGCGCTGGGTCAGCGAACTGGCCTATTCGGACTACATCGGCAGCGAACTGCCGGGCAACGAATATTTCGGCGACATGGTGCGCGACAAGCTGATCTACTATCCCACGGTCACGCGCGAGCCGTTCCGCAACCAGGGCCGCATCACCGATCTGCTGACCAGCGGCAAGCTGGCGGCGGACATCGGCCTGCCTCCCATCAATCCCGAGCATGACCGCGCCATGCTGTGCGGCAGCCCGCACATGCTGGCCGACGTCACCGCCATCCTGGACGGCCTGGGCTTCAAGGCGTCCGAGCACACCGGCCATGCCGGGGACTACGTGGTCGAGCGCGCCTTCGTCGAGAAGTAA
- a CDS encoding SRPBCC family protein has protein sequence MLRFEHLIQINDPLVPLLTPLTREQIWRGLFIRAHEPTEFVMGLESCTIEAEAVGQEHTVLKRVLDFGPFQVHDEVTLTPMRQVRVLATATELWPRSEATVRIEEPEPDVLFLRFIYELDLQEGHSELDETVVALRKQAYIAADMDTVQRIRELAESGRLVH, from the coding sequence ATGCTTCGCTTCGAACACCTCATCCAGATCAACGACCCGCTCGTCCCCCTGCTGACGCCGCTCACCCGCGAGCAGATCTGGCGCGGGCTGTTCATCCGGGCCCACGAGCCCACGGAATTCGTCATGGGGCTGGAAAGCTGCACCATCGAGGCGGAAGCGGTCGGGCAGGAGCACACCGTGCTCAAGCGCGTGCTCGACTTCGGACCGTTCCAGGTCCACGACGAGGTCACGCTGACGCCCATGCGGCAGGTCAGGGTGCTGGCCACCGCCACCGAACTGTGGCCGCGCAGCGAAGCCACGGTCCGCATCGAGGAACCCGAACCCGACGTGCTGTTCCTGCGCTTCATCTACGAGCTGGACCTGCAGGAAGGCCACAGCGAGCTGGACGAAACCGTGGTGGCCCTGCGCAAGCAGGCCTATATCGCCGCCGACATGGACACGGTCCAGCGCATCCGGGAGCTGGCCGAGTCCGGCCGGCTCGTGCACTGA
- a CDS encoding APC family permease: protein MKATSWRERLLGKARDPLSPDTRHSLALAAFLAWVGLGADGLSSSSYGPEEAFRALGSHTHLALFLAIATAITVFVVALAYNQVIELFPTGGGGYRVSTALLGPTAGLVSGSALIVDYVLTIAISVASGTDALFSLLPASWQTFKLWTACVMVLLLIWLNLRGAKESIKVLLPIFAGFVVTHAILIAWGIFAHAEGLPLLIPDTIREVREFSQEAGWFFVLAVFLKAYSLGGGTYTGIEAVSNNVDRLAEPVVHTGKATMLLMATSLAFTAGGIILLYLLWNAAPVEGQTLNAVVFGNVLGEMGFGGGNLVVALTVVLAFEAGLLFVAANTGFLGGPSVLSNMASDSWMPHRFRYLSNRLVTENGILLMGISAFAILLLTGGKVSVLVVLYSINVFLTFTLSLAGLSLFWIRNRHKPLHKKHWRQRLALSLVAVTITSSILVVTIVEKFFEGGWATLLITSVLILICLGIRSHYRETRRRIAAIDDIFADQAFGSDCSPPALDPYAPTAAFLVGSSRGGGLHALLWVQRMFPDHFKNFIFINARTVDAQVYGGPEAMEAMKLQATTSLKFFERFCNSYGMAATSRLRFGTDAVRTLEKEITEVLQEYPNTIVFASKLVFKRENFVTRLLHNQAINSLQRRMHVNGQQLMVLPMLID, encoded by the coding sequence ATGAAAGCAACCTCATGGCGCGAGCGTCTGCTGGGCAAGGCCCGGGACCCGCTGTCCCCGGACACCCGGCATTCCCTCGCGCTGGCGGCCTTCCTGGCCTGGGTGGGACTGGGCGCGGACGGCCTGTCTTCCTCGTCCTACGGCCCCGAGGAAGCTTTCCGCGCGCTGGGCTCCCATACCCACCTCGCCCTCTTCCTGGCCATCGCCACCGCCATCACGGTGTTCGTCGTCGCGCTTGCCTACAACCAGGTCATCGAGCTGTTCCCCACCGGCGGCGGCGGCTACCGGGTCTCGACCGCGCTCCTGGGTCCCACGGCCGGGCTGGTGTCCGGGTCGGCGCTGATCGTGGACTACGTGTTGACCATCGCCATCTCCGTGGCCAGCGGCACCGACGCGCTGTTCTCGCTGCTGCCGGCAAGCTGGCAGACGTTCAAGCTGTGGACCGCCTGTGTGATGGTGCTCCTGCTGATATGGCTGAACCTGCGCGGCGCCAAGGAAAGCATCAAGGTCCTCTTGCCCATCTTCGCCGGCTTCGTGGTCACGCATGCCATCCTGATCGCCTGGGGCATCTTCGCCCACGCCGAGGGCCTGCCGCTGCTGATTCCGGACACCATCCGGGAAGTGCGCGAGTTCTCACAGGAGGCCGGCTGGTTCTTCGTGCTGGCGGTGTTCCTGAAGGCCTATTCGCTGGGCGGCGGCACCTATACCGGGATCGAGGCGGTCTCCAACAACGTCGATCGCCTGGCCGAGCCGGTGGTCCATACCGGCAAGGCGACCATGCTGCTGATGGCCACCAGCCTGGCCTTCACCGCCGGCGGCATCATCCTGCTGTACCTGCTGTGGAACGCGGCGCCGGTGGAGGGCCAGACGCTGAACGCCGTGGTGTTCGGCAACGTGCTCGGTGAAATGGGCTTCGGCGGCGGCAACCTGGTCGTGGCGCTGACCGTGGTGCTGGCCTTCGAGGCGGGCCTGTTGTTCGTAGCCGCCAACACCGGCTTCCTGGGCGGCCCCTCGGTGCTGTCCAACATGGCTTCCGACTCCTGGATGCCGCACCGCTTCCGCTACCTGTCGAACCGGCTCGTTACCGAGAACGGCATCCTGCTGATGGGCATCTCCGCCTTCGCCATCCTGCTGCTGACGGGCGGCAAGGTATCCGTCCTGGTGGTGCTGTATTCGATCAACGTGTTCCTGACCTTCACGCTGTCGCTGGCGGGCCTGTCGCTCTTCTGGATACGCAACCGCCACAAGCCCCTGCACAAGAAGCACTGGCGGCAGCGCCTGGCCCTGTCGCTGGTGGCCGTCACCATCACCAGCTCCATCCTGGTCGTCACCATCGTCGAGAAATTCTTCGAAGGCGGCTGGGCCACGCTGCTCATCACCAGCGTGCTGATCCTCATCTGCCTGGGGATACGGTCGCACTACCGGGAAACGCGGCGCCGCATCGCCGCGATCGACGACATCTTCGCCGACCAGGCCTTCGGCTCGGACTGCTCGCCGCCCGCGCTCGACCCCTACGCCCCCACGGCCGCCTTCCTGGTCGGCTCCAGCCGCGGCGGCGGCCTGCACGCGCTGCTGTGGGTGCAGCGCATGTTCCCCGATCACTTCAAGAACTTCATCTTCATCAACGCACGGACCGTGGACGCGCAGGTCTACGGCGGCCCGGAAGCGATGGAGGCGATGAAGCTCCAGGCGACGACCTCGCTGAAATTCTTCGAGCGTTTCTGCAACAGCTACGGCATGGCCGCGACCAGCCGCCTCCGCTTCGGCACCGACGCCGTGCGGACCCTGGAAAAGGAAATCACCGAAGTCCTGCAGGAATATCCCAACACCATCGTCTTCGCCAGCAAGCTGGTGTTCAAGCGCGAGAATTTCGTCACCCGCCTGCTGCACAACCAGGCGATCAACTCGCTGCAACGGCGCATGCACGTCAACGGCCAGCAACTGATGGTGCTGCCCATGCTGATCGACTAG
- a CDS encoding Rid family detoxifying hydrolase: MSKQIIHTDAAPAAVGPYSQAVAVPASGKTVYLSGQIGLIPATGQLETGSFEAQVRQAFANMEAVVRQAGGTLDQVVKLTLFLTDLSKFGTANDIMAQLIPQPFPARSTVGVAALPKGAEFEVEAILVI, from the coding sequence ATGAGCAAGCAGATCATCCACACCGATGCCGCGCCGGCGGCCGTCGGCCCGTATTCCCAGGCCGTGGCCGTACCCGCCTCCGGCAAGACCGTCTATCTGTCGGGCCAGATCGGGCTGATTCCCGCCACCGGCCAACTGGAGACGGGCAGTTTCGAGGCCCAGGTGCGCCAGGCCTTCGCCAACATGGAAGCGGTGGTGCGCCAGGCGGGCGGCACGCTGGATCAGGTCGTCAAGCTGACGCTGTTCCTGACCGATCTGTCCAAGTTCGGCACGGCCAACGACATCATGGCGCAATTGATCCCCCAGCCTTTCCCCGCCCGCTCCACGGTGGGCGTGGCTGCCTTGCCCAAGGGCGCCGAGTTCGAGGTCGAGGCGATCCTGGTCATCTGA
- the recG gene encoding ATP-dependent DNA helicase RecG, with amino-acid sequence MSARTAAQDEAELTPQQRKMRKLGLRVADDFVLHLPIRYEDETQLTPIKRLLPGMWAQVEGVVTRCEVAYRPRRQLVAAIEDDTGELALRYLNFYPSQQKQLAVGRRIRARGEARGGFFGMEMVHPRTTVADGDTPLPDRLTPVYPTTEGLPQATLRKAIAAALAQADLRDTLPEALLQRYGLMPFGQAVRLLHAPPPDVATQPLVDRAHPAWLRIKFDELLAQQLSLARARAARLDKRAPPLARSTAADGLVARLLRALPFELTGAQQRVRDEIAADLTRPHPMQRLLQGDVGSGKTVVAALAAAQAIDNGYQAALMAPTEILAEQHFRKLVGWLEPLGVKVAWLTGSLTPKGRREAAALIESGEAPLAVGTQALIQQHVQFARLGLSIVDEQHRFGVGQRLALRNKGGEDEVFPHQLMMSATPIPRTLAMTFFADLDVSVIDELPPGRVPVITKLLSDTRRDEVVARIHEAARTGRQVYWVCPLVEESETLELQTAVDTFETLRQALPELRVGLVHGRLPTSEKAAVMQAFKDGDLDLLVATTVIEVGVDVPNASLMVIEHAERFGLAQLHQLRGRVGRGAAESVCVLLYQAPLSQVAKARLRTMHETTDGFEIARRDLELRGPGEFLGVRQSGLALMRFADLDADLEIAEQAHDAAAELQAHAQDVVSAHLARWMRGREDFLKA; translated from the coding sequence ATGAGCGCGCGCACCGCCGCCCAGGACGAGGCCGAGCTGACGCCGCAGCAGCGCAAGATGCGCAAGCTCGGGCTGCGCGTCGCGGACGACTTCGTCCTGCACCTGCCCATCCGCTACGAGGACGAGACGCAGCTGACGCCGATCAAGCGGCTGCTGCCGGGCATGTGGGCGCAGGTCGAGGGCGTGGTCACGCGCTGCGAAGTCGCCTACCGGCCGCGGCGCCAGCTGGTGGCCGCGATCGAGGACGACACCGGCGAACTCGCGCTGCGCTACCTGAATTTCTACCCCAGCCAGCAGAAGCAACTGGCGGTGGGGCGCCGCATCCGCGCGCGGGGCGAGGCGCGCGGCGGTTTCTTCGGCATGGAGATGGTGCATCCGCGTACCACGGTCGCCGACGGCGACACGCCCTTGCCCGACCGCCTGACGCCGGTCTATCCCACCACCGAGGGGCTGCCCCAGGCCACGTTGCGCAAGGCCATCGCCGCGGCGCTGGCGCAGGCGGACCTGCGCGACACGCTGCCGGAGGCGCTGCTGCAGCGCTATGGCCTGATGCCTTTCGGCCAGGCCGTGCGGCTGCTGCACGCGCCGCCGCCCGACGTGGCCACGCAGCCCCTGGTCGATCGCGCGCATCCGGCCTGGCTGCGCATCAAGTTCGACGAACTGCTGGCCCAGCAGTTGTCGCTGGCGCGGGCGCGCGCCGCCCGGCTGGACAAGCGGGCCCCGCCGCTGGCGCGCTCGACCGCGGCGGACGGACTGGTGGCGCGGCTGCTGCGCGCGCTGCCGTTCGAACTGACCGGCGCCCAGCAGCGGGTGCGGGACGAGATCGCCGCCGACCTGACCCGGCCGCACCCCATGCAGCGGCTGCTGCAGGGCGACGTGGGCAGCGGCAAGACGGTGGTGGCGGCGCTGGCCGCCGCGCAGGCCATCGACAACGGCTATCAGGCGGCGCTGATGGCGCCCACCGAGATCCTGGCCGAACAGCATTTCCGCAAGCTGGTGGGCTGGCTCGAGCCGTTGGGCGTGAAGGTGGCCTGGCTGACCGGCAGCCTGACGCCCAAGGGCCGGCGCGAGGCGGCCGCGCTGATAGAAAGCGGCGAGGCGCCGCTGGCGGTGGGCACGCAGGCCCTGATCCAGCAGCACGTGCAGTTCGCGCGGCTGGGCCTGTCCATCGTCGACGAGCAGCACCGCTTCGGCGTGGGCCAGCGGCTGGCCCTGCGCAACAAGGGCGGCGAGGACGAGGTATTCCCCCACCAGTTGATGATGTCGGCCACGCCCATCCCCCGCACGCTGGCGATGACCTTCTTCGCCGACCTGGACGTCTCGGTCATCGACGAACTGCCGCCGGGCCGCGTGCCGGTCATCACCAAGCTGCTGTCGGATACGCGCCGCGACGAGGTGGTGGCGCGCATCCACGAGGCCGCCCGCACGGGCCGCCAGGTGTACTGGGTGTGTCCGCTGGTCGAGGAAAGCGAGACGCTGGAGTTGCAGACCGCCGTCGATACCTTCGAGACGCTGCGGCAGGCGCTGCCGGAACTGCGCGTGGGACTGGTGCACGGCCGGCTGCCGACCTCCGAGAAGGCGGCGGTCATGCAGGCCTTCAAGGACGGCGATCTCGACCTGCTGGTGGCCACCACCGTGATCGAGGTCGGCGTCGACGTGCCCAATGCCTCGCTCATGGTGATCGAGCACGCCGAACGCTTCGGCCTGGCGCAGTTGCACCAGTTGCGCGGCCGGGTAGGGCGGGGCGCGGCCGAATCGGTGTGCGTGCTGCTGTACCAGGCGCCGCTGTCGCAGGTCGCCAAGGCGCGGCTGCGCACCATGCACGAAACCACCGACGGCTTCGAGATCGCGCGGCGCGACCTCGAGCTGCGCGGGCCGGGCGAGTTCCTGGGCGTGCGGCAATCGGGCCTGGCGCTGATGCGGTTCGCCGACCTGGACGCCGACCTGGAGATCGCCGAGCAGGCGCACGATGCCGCCGCCGAATTGCAGGCGCACGCGCAGGACGTGGTGTCCGCCCACCTGGCGCGATGGATGCGCGGGCGGGAAGATTTCCTCAAGGCTTGA
- a CDS encoding LysR substrate-binding domain-containing protein produces the protein MTLTELKYIVAVARERHFGRAAEACFVSQPTLSVAIRKLEDELGVTLFERGGTEVGVTPIGERIVAQAQKVLEESANLKEIAKQGHDPLSGALRVGVIYTIGPYLLPQLVPRLIESAPQMPLLLQEYFTTRLLELLRQGEIDCAIMALPLPDAGLTIQPLYDEPFVVAVPKGHPLASRSHVKAEELKSETMLLLGTGHCFRDQVLEVCPELSRFSATTEGIQRTFEGSSLETIRHMVASGIGITVLPMSSIPAQPDDRDLLRYIPFEAPVPDRRVVLAWRKSFPRTAAIDTLIAAIHDCRLNGVTMLEASAQTA, from the coding sequence ATGACCCTGACAGAACTGAAGTACATCGTGGCGGTGGCGCGGGAGCGGCACTTCGGCCGTGCCGCCGAAGCCTGTTTCGTCAGCCAGCCCACGCTTTCGGTGGCCATCCGCAAGCTGGAGGACGAGCTGGGCGTGACGCTGTTCGAGCGGGGCGGCACCGAGGTGGGCGTGACCCCCATCGGCGAGCGCATCGTGGCCCAGGCCCAGAAGGTGCTGGAGGAAAGCGCCAACCTGAAGGAGATCGCCAAGCAGGGGCATGATCCCTTGTCCGGCGCGCTGCGGGTGGGCGTGATCTACACCATCGGCCCCTATCTGCTGCCGCAACTGGTGCCGCGCCTGATCGAGAGCGCGCCGCAGATGCCGCTGCTGCTGCAGGAATATTTCACCACGCGGCTGCTGGAGCTGCTGCGCCAGGGCGAGATCGATTGCGCCATCATGGCCCTGCCGCTGCCCGACGCCGGGCTGACCATCCAGCCGCTGTACGACGAGCCCTTCGTGGTGGCGGTGCCCAAGGGGCATCCGCTGGCCAGCCGCAGCCACGTCAAGGCCGAGGAACTCAAGAGCGAAACCATGCTGCTGCTGGGCACGGGCCATTGCTTCCGCGACCAGGTGCTGGAGGTCTGTCCCGAGCTGTCGCGCTTTTCGGCGACCACCGAAGGCATCCAGCGGACCTTCGAGGGATCGTCGCTGGAGACCATCCGGCACATGGTGGCCTCGGGCATAGGCATCACGGTGCTGCCGATGTCGTCGATCCCGGCCCAGCCCGACGACCGCGACCTGCTGCGCTACATTCCCTTCGAGGCACCGGTGCCCGACCGGCGCGTGGTGCTGGCATGGCGCAAGAGCTTCCCGCGCACGGCCGCCATCGACACCCTGATCGCCGCGATCCACGACTGTCGGCTGAATGGCGTGACCATGCTGGAGGCCAGCGCGCAGACGGCCTGA